A stretch of Sandaracinaceae bacterium DNA encodes these proteins:
- a CDS encoding PEGA domain-containing protein produces the protein MLARSSSLWLPLLLALAPALAAAQEDGEDGGALEEDAPPGIPPAAELESPQLRVAVLLLPTGEVDETAAEGLGELLIGAVASRGGVRIVGREEFQAQLGQGDAGTLECVSSMTCLGRVGVQLGVREVIAGTLAHRGDEWIFNINRVDVREGALMGRVFREVRGDLGAVADALGAAVPELYEPPRSPGVLVFAGAPAGAEVTLDGVLVGRLSSEPLRREDVEPGRHEIRVEAPGHAPWSRVIQLSSGAEVHLEPTLAALSAPVERVEESIHPLFFVGAGVSAAALGVAIALGVSSQDGFDPLGADARQEGEVTRAEAVAFYEARGREATGANVLFVVAGLAAITGVVALFFPVRVVLTDGEAGASLQLAPGGLEGRF, from the coding sequence ATGTTGGCCCGATCGTCGTCACTCTGGCTCCCGCTGCTGCTCGCCCTCGCGCCAGCGCTGGCGGCGGCCCAGGAGGACGGCGAGGACGGCGGCGCACTCGAGGAGGACGCGCCCCCAGGCATCCCCCCTGCGGCCGAGCTCGAGTCGCCGCAGCTGCGGGTCGCCGTCCTGCTCCTCCCCACCGGCGAGGTCGACGAGACCGCGGCCGAGGGGCTCGGGGAGCTGCTCATCGGCGCGGTGGCCTCTCGCGGGGGCGTCCGCATCGTCGGCCGCGAGGAGTTCCAGGCCCAGCTCGGCCAGGGCGACGCGGGCACCCTCGAGTGCGTCTCGTCGATGACCTGCCTCGGCCGCGTGGGCGTACAGCTCGGGGTCCGGGAGGTCATCGCGGGCACGCTCGCGCACCGCGGGGACGAGTGGATCTTCAACATCAACCGCGTCGACGTGCGCGAGGGCGCGCTGATGGGCCGGGTGTTCCGGGAGGTGCGCGGGGACCTGGGCGCGGTCGCCGACGCGCTCGGCGCCGCCGTGCCGGAGCTCTACGAGCCGCCCCGGAGCCCGGGCGTGCTGGTGTTCGCGGGCGCGCCCGCCGGGGCCGAGGTCACGCTCGACGGGGTCCTCGTGGGCCGGCTCTCGAGTGAGCCGCTGCGCCGGGAGGACGTCGAGCCCGGCCGCCACGAGATCCGGGTGGAGGCGCCCGGCCACGCCCCCTGGTCGCGCGTGATCCAGCTCTCTTCGGGGGCCGAGGTCCACCTCGAGCCCACGCTGGCCGCGCTGTCCGCGCCGGTCGAGCGGGTCGAGGAGTCCATCCACCCGCTCTTCTTCGTCGGCGCGGGCGTCTCCGCCGCCGCGCTCGGCGTGGCCATCGCGCTCGGGGTCTCGTCGCAGGACGGCTTCGATCCGCTCGGCGCCGACGCCCGCCAGGAGGGCGAGGTGACTCGCGCGGAGGCGGTCGCGTTCTACGAAGCGCGCGGGCGCGAGGCCACCGGCGCCAACGTGCTCTTCGTCGTCGCGGGCCTCGCGGCGATCACCGGCGTGGTCGCCCTCTTCTTCCCCGTGCGGGTGGTCCTGACCGACGGCGAGGCGGGCGCGTCCCTGCAGCTCGCGCCGGGCGGCCTCGAGGGTCGGTTCTGA